DNA sequence from the Thermodesulfobacteriota bacterium genome:
TCTCCAGGATCTCCAGGGGCACCGCCAGCTTGCCCAGGTCGTGGAGATGGCCGGCGACCATCATGCGCCGGCACTGGCCCGGTGAGAAGCCGGCCAGCCGGGCCAGGGCCGCGGCCGAGCTGGCGACACCGCTGGAATGGGTGGCGGTGAAGCGGCTCCGGAAATCGATGATCAGGCCGAACAGGCGGACCATCTCCAGGAGGGCACTGGTCCCAAGCCGCTCACCGGCGTAGCGGGAGGCGCCGGAGATGGTGGCGCCCCGGGAGATGCCAGCCATGTCCAGCCAGAAGGCCTCTTTGACGGCCAAGTCCTGGAAGGCCGCCGTCACCTCGGGATGGAAGAGGGCAGGCGTTCTGCGGCCGATCCGGTCGACGATCTCCTGGCGGAGCACCAGCGGGTTGGTTGTGTCGCCGACCAGGACATCCACCCGATCGGCCAGATGGAGGATATGGGCGGCAAGCGGCACCTCGTCGCCCTGCCAGGCGGTGCCGGCGCCACTGGCCCAGGGGTGGTGGTGGTAGCGCACCATGCGGGCCACCTGGGCAAAGGGCGCAAAGCGCGACAGCAGCCGGAAGCCGGCGGTGGCATGGCCCTGGGGAACGGGGTGGTCGGGGCCGCCCAGCTCGAAGGTCAGGGTGATGGTCCGGTCCGGCATGTCCAGGGCGCCACAGTCATGGAGCATGCCGGCCATGAGGGTGTCGCGGCAGACCGCATCCGGCAGCCCCAGGGCCCGGGCCAGCTGCAGCGACACGAAGCCGACCCGCCGCTGATGGTTGTTGAGGGCGGGACT
Encoded proteins:
- a CDS encoding HD domain-containing phosphohydrolase, whose protein sequence is MPFSQSQLVISTLDLVEGLSTAMDLVSPALNNHQRRVGFVSLQLARALGLPDAVCRDTLMAGMLHDCGALDMPDRTITLTFELGGPDHPVPQGHATAGFRLLSRFAPFAQVARMVRYHHHPWASGAGTAWQGDEVPLAAHILHLADRVDVLVGDTTNPLVLRQEIVDRIGRRTPALFHPEVTAAFQDLAVKEAFWLDMAGISRGATISGASRYAGERLGTSALLEMVRLFGLIIDFRSRFTATHSSGVASSAAALARLAGFSPGQCRRMMVAGHLHDLGKLAVPLEILEKPDRLTPAEVNVIRTHTYYTYWVLAKFRDLEEIRQWAAFHHERLDGRGYPFHHAAAELSPGARMMAVADVFTAITEDRPYRAGMSSREAARILEGMAAGGALDPEIVHLLMDNFDQVNHERSQAQEQSRQEYAAFSAGREPGPG